One Leptolyngbya ohadii IS1 genomic window carries:
- the cas7d gene encoding type I-D CRISPR-associated protein Cas7/Csc2 has translation MAMLKTVDSKFFHAEIPYKPMGKYAHFLTVRVTESYPLFQTDGELNKARVRAGITDKTTISRLAMFKRKQSTPERLVGRELLRNYNLMTAEECEYNVNFAMNNPDCIIYGFAIGDSGSEKSKVVVDTAFSISAFDESHETFTLNAPYENGTMSKQGEVTSRINQQDHIKPQVFFPSIVTLKDPTEASFLYVFNNILRTRHYGAQTTRTGRVRNELVGVVFADGEIASNLRWTQAIYDQMKANNTLKIPDPLDEDDVMQAAKTTIEALMAEEFIVHTDFIGEQFAPLLDEVKALTGSEAGIKQVLQHADQDAKTYFGKYVEKPKKTAAKAG, from the coding sequence ATGGCAATGCTGAAAACGGTTGACTCTAAATTCTTTCATGCCGAAATTCCCTACAAGCCAATGGGAAAATACGCCCATTTTCTGACGGTTCGTGTAACGGAATCCTATCCACTCTTTCAGACAGACGGTGAGCTAAACAAGGCGCGGGTTAGGGCAGGTATTACCGACAAAACAACAATTAGCCGTCTTGCAATGTTCAAGCGCAAGCAATCCACCCCTGAGCGTCTAGTTGGTCGAGAGCTGTTGCGGAACTACAACCTGATGACGGCTGAGGAGTGCGAATACAATGTTAATTTCGCGATGAATAATCCTGACTGCATCATCTACGGGTTTGCGATCGGCGATTCTGGTTCTGAAAAATCTAAAGTTGTGGTAGACACGGCTTTTTCAATCAGCGCGTTCGACGAATCCCATGAAACGTTTACCCTCAATGCTCCCTATGAGAATGGGACGATGAGCAAGCAGGGCGAAGTCACGAGCCGGATTAACCAGCAGGATCACATTAAACCACAGGTATTTTTCCCTAGCATTGTGACTCTCAAAGACCCAACCGAAGCAAGCTTCTTGTACGTCTTCAACAATATTCTTAGAACACGGCACTACGGAGCGCAAACAACGCGCACTGGACGGGTTCGGAATGAGTTAGTCGGTGTTGTGTTCGCAGATGGTGAAATTGCTAGTAATCTGCGCTGGACACAGGCAATTTATGACCAGATGAAAGCAAACAACACACTCAAAATCCCTGATCCTCTGGATGAGGATGATGTAATGCAGGCTGCAAAAACGACGATCGAGGCATTGATGGCAGAGGAATTCATTGTGCATACAGATTTCATTGGAGAACAGTTCGCACCCCTTTTAGACGAAGTCAAAGCATTGACGGGAAGTGAGGCTGGCATCAAGCAGGTTCTACAACACGCGGATCAAGACGCAAAAACTTACTTTGGGAAATACGTTGAGAAACCCAAGAAGACTGCGGCAAAGGCGGGGTGA
- the cas10d gene encoding type I-D CRISPR-associated protein Cas10d/Csc3, giving the protein MTMTSNNDEIDWLEDDLGLNEGSTDRTVESPKRELLTLKLLREAIRSQNPDDAVMQDFAEYVLPNLLKMAIGVTAKGGKFFDELDQQREAAGKDRVRRDNAADQSLNTHLLNGLFPANLIEKRLEKLNTTVQRVVREQERRLVIAAFILHDFEKFPDAPENCRKLSLEEHRQIIDEKVHQLGLDRFIDPNHPETYKAYLDDLLCMAYNAQRRWDTNWNFSEYGLNPSLKDRVLRSLSDLTCLADSLASIVKHPQDAEHPRLKELIHSLSDGQLKLTYHSIAENRGVLTNVVNNALMEAHTSLNTSELIYYEPLLYLPTGVIYLADRNAPQVDPKELPDRVVASIKSLCAGQLRLRQTGFGRDGKGMKYAEYYNLFFDAPGLMQVALDATLRILNPNKGSVAKSRSQNLVKFQQQNVLPANYSFEFEDDIRIDQLAEFGDLVSRKIWGERFAQLAEARKRYEADRKKNKQLPELKPLDLLPDQLVHKVAEFWGLGEHSPQIEKIQRINENLKANKLTGNTGGVPYEWYFLAAKYLERHPGIENLRDVCSQVVAYLANLIQPLVEQYQLPDGWDDLRLWVERIVMLPGNIQNQMATEQVDTFLKELAGYSAAKKPGRGRQLICSISNSAYTVTEQMESAVLFTPQVYTNKQHLGGSNAKRNISSIAGIEMMLRQILMNQTQAVGKRFEDGKYRYLYFYPTYYFTPETNRFLQKAYSGIAQTRFDTSVRNHFITKDMRADLGRDRYQTVDAFLIDEDLERKKQLPENDPQYRRDRTFKLSYPDDQPLTFYFMALPPGRDPTDTESWVMPAWLAFAFPMILDVKTVVSESPIPPFTDGAEFEESVFLDSAPQAFRVLTGRDRFRLDYILDGWNAPDGTKQPAPLNVLTAAYAIHFDVNAKQGKGGYDANWGRLTELAKDFETSSLYVFSYLNRWVRNQGVETARIEKIRLYAYHFYPCFDPYTQFDFNSEVLIVGEESPLNHPQKLTELYRRFYRAGKRYNPKSNAVLKPIDVAAETILKAESTVFQGETLVAAVAAEVSKLMDRVHASTAEGRWVISKREEERQIILDFARYFVKDVFEVAFAGDRARLAGRQLNLIRDTCEFLYRLEDDKENQANGEKPAEKDVES; this is encoded by the coding sequence ATGACGATGACTTCTAATAACGATGAGATTGATTGGTTAGAGGATGATCTCGGCTTGAATGAAGGCAGCACCGATCGCACTGTTGAATCTCCCAAACGAGAGCTGTTAACCCTTAAACTATTGCGGGAAGCGATTCGATCGCAAAATCCAGACGACGCGGTAATGCAGGACTTCGCAGAGTATGTGCTGCCCAATCTTCTGAAGATGGCGATCGGGGTTACGGCTAAAGGGGGCAAATTTTTTGATGAGCTAGATCAGCAGCGAGAAGCCGCAGGAAAAGACCGAGTTCGGCGTGATAATGCGGCGGATCAATCCCTCAACACTCATTTACTGAATGGGCTATTTCCAGCCAACCTAATTGAGAAGCGTCTGGAGAAGCTCAATACCACAGTACAGCGGGTCGTGCGGGAACAGGAACGCCGATTAGTTATCGCTGCCTTCATCCTGCATGACTTTGAAAAATTCCCAGATGCGCCAGAGAACTGTCGTAAGTTATCCCTGGAGGAGCATCGTCAAATTATTGATGAGAAAGTTCATCAGCTTGGGTTAGATCGCTTTATTGATCCCAATCATCCTGAAACCTATAAAGCGTATCTTGATGATTTGCTGTGCATGGCATATAACGCCCAACGCCGCTGGGACACAAACTGGAATTTTTCAGAATATGGACTCAACCCATCGCTCAAAGATCGCGTCCTTCGCAGCCTTTCCGACCTTACCTGTCTGGCAGATTCCTTAGCTTCGATCGTCAAACATCCTCAAGACGCAGAGCATCCCCGCCTCAAGGAACTCATCCATAGCCTTAGCGACGGACAGCTTAAGTTGACCTATCACAGTATTGCGGAAAACCGGGGTGTTCTCACGAATGTCGTTAATAATGCTTTGATGGAGGCGCATACAAGCCTGAATACCTCAGAGCTGATTTACTATGAACCGCTGCTTTATCTACCAACTGGAGTAATTTACTTAGCCGATCGCAATGCACCTCAAGTTGATCCAAAGGAATTGCCCGATCGTGTTGTTGCCAGTATCAAAAGTCTCTGTGCAGGACAGTTACGCCTTCGGCAGACAGGCTTTGGGCGAGACGGCAAGGGAATGAAATATGCGGAATATTACAACCTGTTTTTTGACGCTCCGGGCTTGATGCAAGTTGCGTTAGATGCAACCCTACGAATTCTTAACCCCAATAAAGGCTCTGTTGCAAAGAGTCGGAGCCAAAATCTGGTCAAGTTTCAGCAGCAAAACGTTCTACCTGCAAACTATAGTTTTGAATTTGAGGATGATATTCGTATTGACCAATTGGCAGAGTTTGGTGATTTAGTCAGCCGCAAGATCTGGGGTGAGCGATTTGCACAGCTTGCGGAAGCCCGTAAAAGATACGAAGCCGATCGCAAGAAGAATAAACAGCTTCCTGAACTCAAGCCACTTGACCTGCTGCCGGATCAATTAGTCCATAAAGTTGCGGAGTTCTGGGGATTAGGAGAGCATTCTCCCCAGATTGAGAAGATTCAGAGAATCAATGAAAACCTCAAAGCAAATAAGTTAACGGGTAATACGGGCGGCGTACCCTACGAGTGGTATTTCTTAGCAGCAAAATACTTAGAGCGGCATCCTGGCATTGAAAATCTGCGCGATGTTTGTAGTCAAGTTGTTGCCTATCTTGCTAATTTAATTCAGCCATTGGTTGAGCAGTATCAGTTACCCGATGGCTGGGATGATTTGCGGCTCTGGGTCGAACGCATTGTTATGCTTCCTGGAAATATTCAGAATCAAATGGCTACAGAGCAGGTAGATACTTTCCTGAAAGAATTGGCAGGTTACTCTGCTGCTAAAAAGCCAGGGCGAGGACGGCAGCTAATTTGCTCTATTTCAAACTCTGCCTATACGGTGACTGAGCAGATGGAATCAGCCGTGCTGTTTACGCCCCAGGTTTATACGAATAAGCAACATCTAGGAGGATCAAACGCTAAACGCAATATTTCAAGCATTGCTGGAATTGAGATGATGCTGCGACAAATCCTGATGAATCAGACACAGGCAGTCGGCAAGCGATTTGAGGATGGCAAGTACCGCTATCTTTACTTCTACCCAACCTACTATTTCACGCCTGAAACCAACAGATTTTTGCAGAAAGCATACAGCGGCATCGCCCAGACTCGTTTTGATACCAGCGTTCGCAACCATTTCATCACAAAGGATATGCGGGCAGACTTAGGGCGCGATCGCTATCAAACCGTTGATGCGTTCCTCATTGATGAAGACCTAGAGCGTAAGAAACAGCTTCCTGAGAATGACCCTCAGTATAGGCGCGATCGCACATTCAAGCTGTCCTATCCCGATGATCAGCCGCTGACGTTTTACTTTATGGCACTGCCACCCGGAAGAGATCCGACTGACACAGAATCCTGGGTTATGCCTGCCTGGTTAGCCTTTGCGTTTCCAATGATTCTGGATGTCAAAACAGTAGTGTCCGAATCTCCAATTCCACCCTTTACTGATGGAGCCGAATTTGAGGAGAGCGTTTTTCTAGACAGTGCGCCCCAGGCATTTCGAGTTCTTACGGGACGCGATCGATTCCGGCTCGACTACATTCTGGACGGTTGGAATGCGCCCGATGGCACGAAACAGCCAGCCCCTCTCAATGTTCTAACTGCTGCCTACGCTATTCACTTCGACGTGAATGCAAAGCAGGGTAAGGGCGGCTATGACGCGAATTGGGGCAGACTAACTGAACTAGCTAAAGATTTTGAAACCAGTTCACTTTACGTTTTCAGCTACTTAAATCGCTGGGTGCGGAATCAGGGTGTTGAAACGGCTCGAATTGAGAAAATTCGCCTCTATGCCTACCATTTCTATCCCTGCTTTGACCCATACACTCAATTTGATTTCAATTCGGAGGTACTGATTGTGGGAGAAGAATCACCGTTAAACCATCCCCAGAAGCTAACAGAGCTTTATCGTCGTTTCTACCGTGCCGGAAAGCGATACAACCCCAAATCCAATGCTGTCCTAAAGCCGATCGATGTGGCGGCTGAAACGATCCTGAAAGCGGAATCCACAGTTTTCCAGGGAGAAACGTTGGTGGCGGCTGTAGCGGCTGAAGTGTCTAAGCTCATGGATCGAGTTCATGCCTCAACTGCGGAAGGGCGATGGGTCATCAGCAAGCGTGAGGAGGAGCGGCAGATAATTTTAGATTTCGCTCGGTATTTCGTGAAGGATGTTTTTGAAGTTGCCTTTGCAGGCGATCGCGCTCGTTTAGCAGGTCGGCAGCTCAATCTGATTCGGGATACCTGCGAGTTTTTGTATCGCCTCGAGGACGATAAGGAGAATCAGGCAAATGGTGAGAAGCCCGCTGAGAAGGATGTCGAGAGCTAA
- the hepT gene encoding type VII toxin-antitoxin system HepT family RNase toxin — MTELDLQGVGKKLIGLNRRLTRLAAYQSLSFEEYLQDEDRQATIERYLEVVIQAAIDVNKMLISSVRDVESARITNAETFTLASELGFITSELANQLVPSASFRNVLAHVYDDIVPEMAYRALQLAVTQYTQYIQQIQNYLNSLETDDDDDF; from the coding sequence ATGACAGAACTTGATTTGCAAGGAGTTGGCAAAAAGCTGATTGGGCTGAACAGGAGGCTGACGAGGTTAGCAGCGTATCAATCATTGAGTTTTGAGGAATATTTGCAGGATGAGGATCGACAGGCAACGATCGAACGTTATCTAGAGGTCGTCATTCAAGCGGCGATCGACGTTAACAAAATGCTGATTTCGTCTGTACGGGATGTAGAATCCGCCCGGATAACTAACGCGGAAACATTTACCCTTGCGAGTGAGCTAGGCTTTATCACTTCGGAGTTAGCAAATCAGCTTGTGCCGTCAGCTAGTTTTAGAAACGTGCTTGCCCATGTTTATGACGACATTGTGCCGGAGATGGCTTATCGCGCTTTGCAGCTTGCCGTAACCCAGTACACGCAGTATATCCAGCAGATTCAAAATTACTTGAATTCATTAGAGACAGACGATGACGATGACTTCTAA
- the mntA gene encoding type VII toxin-antitoxin system MntA family adenylyltransferase antitoxin, translated as MKPQTIADLQSAIPRILEQVPYLKLLVLFGSRARGNHSPASDWDFALLFDENLRKQHELGGGWNCFRSWVVLQQILGLGDDEIDWIDLKDASDLLAHAIARDGVVIYEGEPGLFEEFRQKALMTPQQLKEIRREQKATIAASLKQWGL; from the coding sequence ATGAAACCTCAAACGATCGCCGACCTTCAATCCGCCATTCCTCGAATACTGGAACAAGTTCCTTATCTGAAGCTGTTGGTTCTCTTTGGTTCCAGGGCAAGAGGGAATCATTCTCCTGCAAGCGATTGGGACTTTGCGCTGCTGTTCGATGAGAACCTTCGCAAGCAACATGAGCTAGGCGGCGGGTGGAACTGTTTTCGCTCCTGGGTTGTTTTGCAGCAAATCCTAGGTTTAGGTGATGACGAGATAGATTGGATTGATTTGAAAGATGCCTCAGATTTACTGGCTCATGCGATCGCTCGTGATGGTGTGGTTATTTATGAAGGCGAGCCAGGGCTGTTTGAAGAATTTCGACAGAAAGCTTTGATGACACCCCAGCAACTCAAGGAAATTCGCCGTGAGCAAAAAGCAACGATTGCAGCATCGCTAAAGCAGTGGGGTCTATGA
- the cas3 gene encoding type I-D CRISPR-associated helicase Cas3' — protein MSDYSITLKPVYSSPADVIPSGVTLPQGWSLVWHQVETLKALRNPDIDVIFNAAMTGDGKSLAAYLEVLQGECCAIGLYPTNELARDQEAQTKNYIEQFQPSNHPRVTRLSGAELEIYAENEGLRKGAAIATRTNQSEVLLTNPDIFHYLHQGAYLMPEDSPDKLWGRIDKDFDLFIFDEFHVFNAPQVASVLNTMLLIRSTNRRKKFLFLSATPNDQILKRLDAAGIRYQQIDPNLEGKYQFPDSSAQIRELQTNHWRTVARSIQLKFVPLEPTPKASEAWLQNNSNFILAQFQRHPGSKGAIILNSIAAIKRLTPFFRQLLQPYGLTVGENTGLSGKTERERSLTADLVLGTSTIDVGVDFKINFLIFESADAGNFIQRLGRLGRHDGYEQDGQQIRFDDFTAYALVPNFLVERLFEGEAAPLKNNDTYDRPFFHRIIYEKYRQINDFRGYYRRWGAVQSLYLGRKLAHQTIQQQYAGSLEAFKQACEQVFETTLNKVAGRVRGWSEDWQQLSGRKGNPIYEDALSFRGSSPLQCGLYDLTEPNEVDRFKTYDLPGILGNLEIEMMTEADFLRSLQETKERLGQPIPRGRFAHCLAFMKLRSYREERLNWKFTYSGDLQPVADAWKVQVLTGIEIWQPDNRWVGAINQRLRKEGLVSYVVRRPVSEVRQRLRLPMHFQIYPISDQYSIHDATAPYAITFGQSALLLDTLAYYFRSDGGELWIA, from the coding sequence ATGTCCGATTACAGCATTACCCTCAAACCTGTTTACTCCTCTCCTGCTGATGTCATTCCTTCAGGAGTTACCCTGCCTCAAGGCTGGTCATTAGTCTGGCATCAAGTTGAAACGCTCAAGGCACTGCGAAATCCTGATATTGATGTCATTTTTAATGCGGCAATGACCGGAGATGGAAAGAGTCTAGCGGCTTACCTGGAGGTGCTTCAGGGGGAATGTTGTGCGATCGGACTATATCCAACCAATGAACTCGCCCGTGATCAGGAAGCGCAAACAAAAAATTATATTGAGCAGTTTCAGCCGTCTAATCATCCAAGAGTGACGCGGTTAAGCGGGGCAGAACTAGAAATTTACGCAGAAAATGAAGGGTTACGAAAAGGGGCGGCGATCGCAACTCGTACGAATCAGTCTGAAGTTTTGCTCACAAACCCAGATATTTTTCACTACCTGCATCAGGGCGCGTATCTTATGCCTGAGGATAGCCCCGATAAGCTTTGGGGGCGAATTGATAAGGACTTTGATCTCTTCATTTTTGATGAATTTCATGTCTTCAATGCTCCTCAGGTTGCCAGTGTTCTCAACACGATGCTGTTAATTCGCTCAACCAATCGGCGCAAGAAGTTTCTTTTCCTTTCAGCGACTCCAAACGATCAAATTCTTAAACGTCTTGACGCTGCTGGAATTCGCTATCAGCAGATCGACCCGAACTTGGAGGGCAAATATCAGTTTCCCGATTCCTCAGCGCAGATTCGAGAACTTCAAACAAATCACTGGCGGACTGTAGCACGAAGTATTCAGCTCAAGTTTGTACCACTGGAGCCTACCCCAAAAGCCTCCGAGGCATGGCTACAAAACAATAGCAATTTTATTTTGGCTCAATTCCAGCGGCATCCCGGCAGCAAGGGGGCAATCATCCTGAATTCGATCGCAGCTATTAAGCGGCTAACTCCATTCTTTCGCCAACTGCTACAGCCCTACGGTCTAACTGTAGGAGAAAACACAGGATTGTCTGGGAAAACGGAAAGAGAACGATCGCTCACGGCTGATTTGGTTTTGGGCACCAGCACGATCGATGTAGGTGTTGATTTCAAAATTAACTTTCTAATTTTTGAGTCAGCGGATGCCGGAAACTTTATTCAGCGGCTGGGACGATTGGGACGGCATGACGGTTATGAGCAAGATGGGCAGCAGATTCGGTTTGATGATTTTACTGCCTATGCCCTTGTTCCGAACTTCCTGGTGGAAAGACTGTTTGAAGGAGAAGCCGCACCGCTGAAAAATAACGACACCTACGATCGCCCATTTTTCCACCGCATTATTTACGAAAAGTACAGGCAGATTAACGATTTTCGGGGATATTATCGTCGCTGGGGCGCAGTGCAGTCCCTATACCTGGGTCGTAAGCTTGCCCATCAAACAATACAGCAGCAGTACGCAGGCAGCTTAGAAGCATTCAAACAAGCCTGCGAGCAGGTTTTTGAGACAACTCTGAATAAAGTTGCAGGTCGGGTAAGGGGATGGAGTGAAGATTGGCAGCAGCTTTCCGGCAGAAAGGGGAACCCGATCTATGAAGATGCGTTGAGTTTTCGAGGCTCCAGCCCCTTGCAGTGCGGTCTTTACGATTTGACGGAACCCAATGAGGTCGATCGATTTAAGACCTATGATCTGCCAGGAATTTTGGGCAACCTGGAGATCGAGATGATGACGGAGGCAGATTTTTTGCGATCGCTTCAGGAAACCAAGGAACGCCTGGGACAACCGATTCCCAGAGGGCGGTTTGCTCACTGCCTCGCATTCATGAAACTGCGCTCCTACCGAGAAGAGCGGCTAAATTGGAAGTTTACCTATTCCGGCGATCTACAGCCCGTTGCAGATGCCTGGAAGGTGCAGGTGTTGACTGGAATCGAAATTTGGCAGCCGGACAACCGATGGGTCGGCGCAATTAACCAGCGGCTCAGAAAGGAAGGCTTGGTGAGCTATGTGGTTCGTCGTCCTGTGAGCGAAGTCCGGCAGCGGCTCAGATTGCCCATGCACTTCCAGATTTACCCAATCAGCGACCAGTACAGCATTCACGATGCAACTGCACCCTACGCCATCACCTTTGGGCAAAGTGCATTGCTGCTGGATACGCTGGCTTATTACTTCAGGAGTGACGGAGGTGAACTGTGGATTGCCTAA
- a CDS encoding helix-turn-helix transcriptional regulator, whose translation MTRKGRSITLSLEESDKSQLEAIALELGMMWGDEPNISRLIKAIARRHLTVFPNNDWSRDRINTLNKARNLLVDGGYLEDALVLAHLLLERSELTLPLRQELEQFVAKPAAPWRMEIDRYIRQQQPFQLAYQDAAERVWNFTISFAIVAQHEERQYLDCWCRETEGNQDLSALAHNWSLRIDRIADAAVSPVKGRWQGGLDSIAVEMHLLRGLAFAYRTKNGADEVNEWHPNLPQVRRVVRRVANTFWFFREIRRYGKDCIIVSPEDVRDRFKQELLEMVEQYDP comes from the coding sequence ATGACTCGCAAAGGACGATCGATTACCCTGTCCCTCGAAGAGAGCGACAAATCACAGCTCGAAGCCATTGCCCTGGAGTTGGGCATGATGTGGGGGGATGAACCTAATATTTCGCGGCTGATCAAGGCGATCGCCCGTCGCCATCTGACAGTGTTCCCCAATAATGATTGGAGTCGCGATCGCATCAATACCCTGAATAAGGCGAGAAATTTATTAGTCGATGGTGGTTATCTCGAAGATGCGTTAGTGTTGGCGCACCTGCTGTTAGAGCGGAGTGAATTGACTCTGCCCCTGCGTCAGGAACTTGAACAGTTTGTGGCGAAACCTGCGGCACCCTGGCGAATGGAAATCGATCGCTACATACGGCAGCAGCAGCCCTTTCAATTAGCCTATCAAGACGCCGCTGAGCGAGTCTGGAACTTCACCATATCTTTTGCGATCGTCGCCCAGCATGAAGAACGGCAATATCTGGACTGCTGGTGTCGCGAAACGGAGGGCAATCAGGATTTATCGGCGCTGGCTCATAACTGGTCGCTGCGAATCGATCGGATTGCGGATGCGGCGGTGTCGCCTGTGAAAGGTCGCTGGCAGGGCGGGCTGGACTCCATTGCAGTTGAGATGCACTTGCTGCGCGGGCTGGCGTTTGCCTATCGCACAAAAAACGGTGCGGACGAGGTGAACGAATGGCATCCTAATCTGCCTCAGGTGCGGCGGGTGGTGCGGCGCGTTGCCAATACCTTCTGGTTCTTTCGCGAAATTCGGCGGTACGGCAAGGACTGTATTATTGTGTCTCCGGAAGACGTGCGCGATCGGTTTAAGCAGGAACTTTTAGAGATGGTTGAACAGTATGATCCTTAA
- a CDS encoding LLM class flavin-dependent oxidoreductase, translating into MNAEGGRMEDEKRSRKQLKLGAFMRPVSIHTAAWRYPGAIPDANFNFPAIQQFIQKLEQGKFDVFFMADHLAVLNLPIAALKRSHTVTSFEPFTLLSALAAVTERIGLVATASTTYDSPYHVARRFASLDHLSGGRAGWNIVTTYNPDAALNFGLEEEIEHDERYRRAREFYDVVTGLWDSFADDAFIRDREAGIYVDPERMHVLNHKGKYFSVKGPLNIARPIQGYPVIVQAGASDVGRQLAAETAEVIFSGVNSLEAGKAFFADVKGRAKAIGRHPDSLKILPGVLVVVGDTVTEAQEKLAHLNSLIHYDSGISSLNMALGYDVSNFDPDGLLPEIPPTNGSHTGRDRIIALAQKENLTIRQLAQRAASYGGLIFVGTPETIADDMEQWLTEEGSDGFNVMFPFLPEGLNDFVDRVIPELQRRGIFRKEYEGTTLRDHLGLERPANQFFRS; encoded by the coding sequence ATGAATGCCGAGGGAGGGCGAATGGAGGACGAAAAGCGATCGAGAAAGCAGCTAAAGCTGGGAGCGTTTATGCGTCCGGTCAGTATCCATACGGCGGCGTGGCGCTATCCGGGGGCAATTCCCGATGCAAATTTTAACTTTCCGGCAATCCAGCAATTTATCCAGAAACTAGAGCAGGGCAAATTCGACGTTTTCTTTATGGCGGATCATCTGGCGGTTTTGAATCTGCCGATCGCTGCCCTCAAACGCAGCCATACCGTCACCTCCTTTGAGCCGTTCACTCTGCTTTCTGCCCTTGCCGCCGTTACAGAACGAATTGGCTTAGTCGCAACCGCTTCTACGACCTACGATTCCCCCTACCATGTCGCCCGACGGTTTGCCTCGCTGGATCACCTCAGCGGCGGTCGAGCAGGCTGGAACATTGTCACCACCTACAACCCCGATGCCGCCCTTAACTTTGGGCTGGAGGAAGAAATTGAACATGATGAACGCTATCGCCGTGCCCGCGAATTCTATGACGTGGTAACAGGACTGTGGGATTCCTTTGCAGACGATGCCTTTATCCGCGATCGGGAAGCGGGAATTTATGTTGACCCGGAACGCATGCACGTCTTAAACCACAAGGGCAAATATTTCTCGGTAAAAGGTCCACTCAACATCGCCCGACCGATTCAGGGCTACCCGGTGATTGTGCAGGCAGGCGCTTCCGACGTGGGACGCCAACTCGCCGCGGAAACCGCTGAAGTCATCTTCTCCGGCGTCAATTCCCTGGAAGCAGGTAAGGCATTTTTTGCAGATGTAAAGGGACGGGCAAAGGCGATCGGACGGCATCCCGACAGCCTCAAAATCTTGCCAGGAGTGCTAGTGGTGGTGGGCGATACGGTGACAGAAGCACAGGAAAAACTGGCGCATCTCAACAGCCTGATCCATTACGACAGCGGCATCAGCAGCTTAAATATGGCACTGGGATACGATGTCTCGAATTTTGACCCAGACGGACTCCTGCCAGAAATTCCCCCCACCAACGGCAGTCACACCGGACGCGATCGCATTATTGCCCTTGCCCAAAAGGAAAACCTGACGATTCGCCAGCTTGCCCAGCGAGCCGCCAGCTACGGCGGACTGATTTTTGTCGGCACCCCAGAAACGATCGCCGATGACATGGAGCAATGGCTCACCGAAGAAGGCTCGGACGGCTTTAACGTCATGTTTCCATTTCTGCCGGAAGGATTAAACGATTTCGTCGATCGCGTCATCCCCGAACTCCAGCGACGCGGTATTTTCCGCAAAGAATACGAGGGTACGACCCTGCGCGACCACCTGGGACTGGAACGCCCTGCAAACCAATTCTTTCGATCGTAG